The Daphnia carinata strain CSIRO-1 chromosome 1, CSIRO_AGI_Dcar_HiC_V3, whole genome shotgun sequence sequence TGCCACGCATTGAAGGTCGGATTGTGATCATCAACGACGAGACGCTGCCCCAGTTATTGAGTGACCGTCAATTATGGGACGTTCATGCTGTGCACACCATACGGGAGTCCAGCGAAAACTGATGCTTTCTTTATGGCCTTACATTATCAGTAGATCAAATTCGAATATTAGTGTGAATttactgtttctttttaaaaattttgaccGTTTAAGCTACTCGTTACTTTAACTACTTTGAAATTTGCTTTTAATGTCGTTTTCCTTCAACGTTGACGAAAAGTTGTGCAAAGCCAAATTATCTGGCTGGTTCATCCATATAACCCATATATAACTGTTTAATTTCAGCAAtacaccttctttttctttttttttccctttttttttgtctcagAGTTTTAAATCTACTTATTTTGCTATGAACAGCCCATGTTTATGGCTGACCAGCAATGATCCAAACGTGGTGTAATTGGAACTGCCATGGATGAAAATAGCGTGGTATTGATAAAGTTCAAGTTGTTTACCTTGAGGAATGTGACATACTAGTCATTAGCTATTTGCAATcaaggttatttcaaaaagcGACTGCTAGTCCAGAAAGCAGACGCATGCTGGGTGGAGGCTAGCTGACTCGTGGTGTTCAGTTTTCCTTCAAAATggttctttttgtttaccatAAACAGCTTGGATTATTGTTATCTCGTTTGTCTAAAACCATGGTAGGTCAAAAGGTTGttctaaaatttaaatttcgcACTTGAAACTTTTTGTGCCTTGATTTTTGGTGCGCATGATGCTTTCCAAGGTTTAAGGCGAGGACAAACCCTCCAAAGAggacatttaaaattttacaatgCTAAAACCAGTTTgcttatttctttatttgtcaCTAGTTTTTCTAACAAACCGTATGGCAAGTATTTCAGTTGTGTTCAACTATTTTTCATTCACAGCGAAGGATTCGGTCGTTCAACAAGTGTTAAATTCACCTTCCTTTCTTTGAAATTAGGTGACATGACATCAATGGCAGGAGTTTTGCCTGAAAACAAAACCTTAACCATCTTACATTTCAACGATGTATACAATATCGAATCAGTCGACGAAGAGCCTGTAGGGGGAGCCGTTCGTTTTAGCACAGCACTTAAATCGTTTTCCCATCTGAATCCGCTGATCTTATTTAGCGGCGATTTCTTAGCCCCTTCGTTCAGTGAGTAATTCAAATTTATAGgaaaattttgtaaaataataaaacacttttaaaattttttaatgacCAGTGAGCACCTTCACCAAAGGTAAgatgacattttctttatattttccATAGCGTTTATCGTTGTACTTGTCCAAATTCATATTTGATTTATGAATTTGAACTAAGACATTTTAAATTGGAGCAGGAGAGCATATGATCCCGGTCCTGAACGCCTGCGGAATCCACTGTGCAGTCTATGGAAACCACGAGTTCGGTAAGATTCGATTGTTTCATCGGTAAGAAATTGCTCGTGCCACAGCAGCAATGGTTTTTGGTTTGTATATCCCTTAACACTAAAGTCTAATCCATGCAAATGCAAGTACAGAATGCAGAAATGACAACATATTTAGTGTCTGAACTGCCATCAGATCAAGGATAACTAATCAGCAGCTTTGACTTCTTTTAGATTTTGGTATTGAGGTGCTCAGGCAAAGAGCCAAAGCCACTTCATTTCCTTGGCTAATGTCCAACGTGATCGACAACAAGACAAAACGACCTCTGGTattacgaaaacaaaatttttatccaTCTCTCTATGGCAACttaacttatttttattttgaaaaattaaggCAGACGCCAAAAGCAGTGTAATTATTGACTGGCATGGGATACGCGTTGGGCTGGTATTCATAAAAAATGCGAACTGTCATTTCAGCCTAATATTGATATAACGGTACTTAGATTGGACTCGTCGAAAAAGAATGGTTACCCACTCTTGCGGAAGTTAACCTGGAGCATGTTACGTATAATGATTATGTCGAATGCGGCCGATTGCGTAGAACTGCCGAAATTCTTCAAACGTGCAGATTCAATATAACgctattttgtttatttttcagtttCGGAGAAATTGAAGGATAACCAGGACTGCAATATTGTGATTGCTCTGACCCACATGCGATTACCGAATGATCTCAGGTTGGCAAAGGAAGTGGAGAAGATCGATCTGATTCTCGGAGGACACGATCACGTTCCAGAGTTTGTTGAGGTAACCGTTTGCAAAAAGAAGCTAAGatcaaatgttattaaaaggCATGTTTTAAATGATACTTGTAGGTCGGAAACCGCTGCATCATCAAGAGTGGGACAGATTTTCGCCAATTTTCAAAGATTACGATTCGCTTTTTAGACGAGGAAGAGAAGCTAAAGCAGTTAATTAGCGTGAGCCTAGTGGACGTCACGTCTAAGTACCAGGAAGACGGCGACCTCAAATTAGCTCTTGATAGCTTTACAAGTTGGAATTTTATTGAATCACATTTCCACAAGCTTTAAACTcgacttttttgttgttgtttttttaccaTCAGATGTGATTGGAATGAAGATGGAAGACGTTTTAGGAGAATTTAGCGTTCCACTTGACGGCCGTTTCGCTTCCCTACGCACCTCAGAAACAAATCTAGGAAATTTTGTCTGTGATATCATGGTGACATATATAAAATCGTTTCGTGTTATGTGTAAAttaatattgttatttttttatggacACCAGGTGGCTGCAACTGACTCAGATTTGGCTCTGCTCAATTCAGGAACTCTGCGATCTGACCGAATCCATCCACCTGGTCCGTTCAAGATACGTGATTTGAGTGAGATTCTTCCAATGCTGGATCCCCTCATCGTAGTTGAAATTTCTggtaagaaataataaaacgcaaaaaacTTGCGGTTTCTGCCTACATTTTCTAAGTCTACTAATCTTGATTAATGAAGGTGAAAATTTACTCGCCGCACTGGAGAACGGGGTTTCCATGTATCCAAAATTGGATGCCCGTTTTTTACAAGTAGGCGGGATGAGTTTCGCGTTTGATCCGAAAAAATTACCATTCCAACGAGTAGACCCACGCTTTGTCCGTATAGGCAATAAGTATTTGGATTTACAAGCCAAATACCGGATGGTTACTAAAGCATACATGATGGCAGGAAAACATGGCTTCGAAGTCTTGACAAAATTAAAGATTCTAGTTGgtcattttacttattttaatTGGGAAAAgcaaacttttttgttttcctttttacataGATCAATCAAGAAGACAATATGCCACTCACTACAGCAGTGCAAAATCACCTCCAAAAGCTTTGTGCGAAAAATAAGCGTGCTGCGCAACTCGGACTAAACCGAGTACCTTTTACTAGCAGGTAATTTGCGATTCTTAATAATCCCTGGAAATACTGAATCTATTTTaagatttaattttttttattgtacaCACACTTGTAAATCCAATttgttcattaaaaaaacgaactaAATGGAGATGGGAGCGCCTGATAAACCACAAATTGCATGTGGAATCAACTTTACGCAATACAGGTATTTCAGAAAGTGAATCTTTTCATCCATGGAAAAACAATGCAGTTAAGTTAgccaatttttcatttttagtcGAAGAAATTGCTACTGCAGAAATGGTACAATTCACGACTAAGCAGAAAGCAACGGAATTGGGCCTTCAGTCTAGCAGTGAAGGGACAGAAAAAGTTTGTAGCCAATTGGGTCCGCGTATTGAAGGTAGGATTGTCATCATTAATGAAGAAACATTGCCCCAATTACTGCGTGAACGTCAATCATGGAAGATTCAGGGTGCGCACACTATCCAAGGATCCAACGAAAACTAAGGCTTTCTGACAGCCTTATGTTATGCGTAGATCATATATTGAGGTACGATTATACATTTACTTTTTCTATTCAAGATGTTGATTGCTGCAAGCtcattgttattatttttcttactttgatATTGGACTTTACTGTTGCTTTTCTGTTAAATCAAGGACCAAACTCTGTTTAAGGAAATTATTTGGTTAATTTCTGAAGGTTTCGTTCCACATGTATATCGGATCAAACTGGGCAATAGAAAATGTCTTTGATTATATAGCTATCAATCCATATCTGTGCTTCCTACATTGGTAATTTGTTCAGTGACATTGAAAGTAAGACTGTGCATTGTTCTCATCCCAGTCGTTGCTACGGCTAACTCCAAAACCGGAGTTAACGTCGGGTAACCCCCGTTCCCAGCGATACAATCTTGcccttgaaaagaaatttggtttttaaaccagtttcttttctttttcttcttccctttgcTCAATTACaattcactttttctttttgttgttgatctaaattttaaaatggttAGAACTCCTTTCCAATTTCTGCCATGGGTATGCTCAATGGTGAAAGGATGAGGTACATGAACAGGTAGTAGATAAATATAATAATCAAATACAGGTGTAAAATCATCATATATTTATTTACAGATTTACAGTTTATGTCAGAATCAAACTTGCCCATCCTTTTACAGATCTACCCTAGCAGACATTCCCAGAGGAATTGATTTCATTTCAGAACGCATGCAGAGAAATTCTGCTAGAACACATGTGATGGTTACACAAGAAAACTGCAGGACCCACCACGATGCTGAATAAGGCCATCCTGAGTTGTAAATTAAAGATGCAACCAAATGCAGGAAAAACGCTGTGACACTGAAATCGAGGCATAGTTTTGTCCTTTGGACGATAACCCAAAGAGAGGTAGCACTAAAAAATTTAACTCATTACTTGTTTTGCTCAATTGCCTATTAAAACAATTCTAATATCAAATTACCTGATAAGAGAATTTAATAGGAAACAAGCAACAACAAGACGTCCACTAACATCTTTTACGTTTACTTCCTAAATGAactaaaacattaaaaatttctCAAGCTggtaaagaaaatcaaatacctGATATTTAAAGATGTAGTCAATGGAAACAGGATGCCCAGCAATAACATTTAATAGTAATATAATCCATAATCCAAGTGAAACATACATGATGCATTGTACAGCTACTATTTGAGATATAATCAAAGGAGGATCCCAGATCGCTATTCTAAATGAGCcgctcattttctttcgtaacAAATTTGTCTAAACGAAGGTAACGAGGGGAACTAGTAGTCGAAGAATGGAACGGTGGGTGACGTAATAATATTTGCTCTGAAATACGATGACATTTCATATGATAATAGGTTAATAGCTGGGTGCTAAACAACATCCTTTAGATCATTTGCTAGCCTTCACCGTCGATTCAAGATTTCAACGTGATTCAACAGAACTTTGttttaagataaaaaaacCGATGAACCAatacatttgaaaatttttattaatagcATTagaatttatcttttttcttctacaatTTTTGTACCGAAATTATACATATCGGCTTCCAAAAATCTTGGCTCATCGTCTGCATCCAGCGAAATGAGCTTTCGTTTCTTATTATACGTGGTTAAATCATTCCAGTTATTACCAGTTGAGAAGGGTGTAACTTTATACGTAGCCTTGAACAAGGCATTTCGGTAATATTAATTGGAGTTCTTGagctctttgttttgtttatcgcTGCCCAGATAGAAATCAAAACGGAGTTACTACGTTCGAAATACAGCTATGCGAAGGTGTTGACGAAGTGCTGCTAAATGTGTGCATGAAACTTGAAAGGAAAATATCAAGGAGCTTTTGAAGTGTCTTTTGTTACATTTGCATACGCCAGTATCACTCAAGCAAATAGTCTTGAAGGActttcaaacatttaaaaatacctGTAGTTCTAGCCACTGCACGTGTACAGTACTTATTTGCCCTTCAAGACGAAACCCATGTAGGTAAACTTGATCGACACCACATTGTTGCGGGGTGAATCCAGAAAAGAACTGTGATTTCATCTCAAGCCTTAGAGAGCGGTGAATTCAAAGACGAATTGTGATTTCATCTCAAACCTTAGCGAGCGGTGAAACGAAGGACAGCATTTAACCCACAGTGTCAGGCGTTACAGCAGCCTTATCAAATAAAACCAATtcaagaaattatttttaacgaaaatTGCGAGATTTAACCATGGTagtgaaaatatttaattaagaaatggttgttttatttcgaaaaacgATGGCAAAACAAGCTCTGGTCAGTCCCACCACCTGGTAGTCGATTTTGTCACTATTAAGCTACGCATATTTACTAGGTCTCAATTCGAAAGCCTAAAGGCCTTGGAGGAATTTTCTCCAGAGGTGGCCTTGCATTGCAAATTTGCTAGTTGGAGAATGTAAACCATTTCAGCGTCTTCATGAAGATGACTAACGTGGAAATTATACGTTGAcgtcccaaaaagaaaatactaaTTGCTCGTTCTTGTAAACCTCGTTTGATTACTCGGAAGATCGGCCTACATAAATGTGTTGGAGAGACTTCTCGATCAGATGTCTGAAAAAGCTCTTGGTTACTAAGACGAGCTAACTGTCCTCTCTCCCATTTCCAAGAATGACATTAACTACACCGAAGGTCACTCTAGCCAGAAAACGGATGGTCATTTTTATGACTTTATTTTACTTCAGTCAGCATAGCCGTTCGGCTTGTTTAATAAGAAAGGAGTATCAAATTGATTCTTACTATCCTGACAATATTCAAAATATCTTACAGGACCACATTGAGCCCGAGCTAATCATCCGTTTCAACCAGATTACCAGTGTATGTGACCCACATGGGACAAGAAGCGGAAACGTGAGATTTTTCAGGCGAAAAATTTACCGAGGCTGGGTATTTTACCTACTTATTTGGTCTTAATAGCAGAGATAaaaccacaatttttttctcgacAGTAATGTTGCGCCTTTAATTCAGTTGTTCTCCAGATGGGGCATTGCATTTTTAAACAAGTGATCTGTAATGAAGTGTGATCATTAATAGGTAGGGATGAAAAGATTGTAATCGAGGCCAGATAGAGGTATCTAGATTTACAGGTTTCAATTTCAAACGagattcaaaataa is a genomic window containing:
- the LOC130691764 gene encoding protein SYS1 homolog; this translates as MSGSFRIAIWDPPLIISQIVAVQCIMYVSLGLWIILLLNVIAGHPVSIDYIFKYQEVNVKDVSGRLVVACFLLNSLISATSLWVIVQRTKLCLDFSVTAFFLHLVASLIYNSGWPYSASWWVLQFSCVTITCVLAEFLCMRSEMKSIPLGMSARVDL
- the LOC130691718 gene encoding mannosylglucosyl-3-phosphoglycerate phosphatase-like produces the protein MTSMAGVLPENKTLTILHFNDVYNIESVDEEPVGGAVRFSTALKSFSHLNPLILFSGDFLAPSFMSTFTKGEHMIPVLNACGIHCAVYGNHEFDFGIEVLRQRAKATSFPWLMSNVIDNKTKRPLADAKSSVIIDWHGIRVGLIGLVEKEWLPTLAEVNLEHVTYNDYVECGRLLSEKLKDNQDCNIVIALTHMRLPNDLRLAKEVEKIDLILGGHDHVPEFVEVGNRCIIKSGTDFRQFSKITIRFLDEEEKLKQLISVSLVDVTSKYQEDGDLKLALDSFTNVIGMKMEDVLGEFSVPLDGRFASLRTSETNLGNFVCDIMVAATDSDLALLNSGTLRSDRIHPPGPFKIRDLSEILPMLDPLIVVEISGENLLAALENGVSMYPKLDARFLQVGGMSFAFDPKKLPFQRVDPRFVRIGNKYLDLQAKYRMVTKAYMMAGKHGFEVLTKLKILINQEDNMPLTTAVQNHLQKLCAKNKRAAQLGLNRVPFTSRWERLINHKLHVESTLRNTVEEIATAEMVQFTTKQKATELGLQSSSEGTEKVCSQLGPRIEGRIVIINEETLPQLLRERQSWKIQGAHTIQGSNEN